DNA from Geobacter sulfurreducens PCA:
AGGAACTCGCCACCTTTGAGGACCGCGAGACGGGATACCGCGGCACCATGACCCTGGAAAACTTCGCGGACCTTTTCCCTCACCAGGCCAAGAGTCTGGGGGAGAACATCGTCAAGTTCATCCAAAAGCTCTATTGATTTCTCTTCTCCCTGTGATAACCAAAAATGGGAGCGCCTGATGCGCTCCCATTTTTTTGCGCGAGGATACCAATGACAACAGATTTGAATTCCCTGCTCTGGGATACGTCGCCCCTCTACGCATCCGCAACCTGTGAAGACATAGACCGGGACCTGTCCCGCGGCGCTGCGGAGGCCCAGGCGTTTCGTGAACGCTACGCCGGAAAGGTGGCAACCCTTGATGCGGCTGAGGTGGCAGATGCGGTGCGTCGCTACGAGGACCTCGGCGAGCTTCTGGCCAAACCCCAGCTGTACGCCCACCTCCTCTTTGCCGCCGACTCGGAGGCCGACGATCACAAGCGGCTCTCCCAGCGGACTGCCGAGTTCGGCAATCTCATGAGCCGCGAGCTTCTCTTCTTCGACCTGGAGATCATGGAAATAGCCGATGATCGCTTCGCCGGGCTGCTGTCCGACGAGCTCCTCGCCCCCTACCGGCACTACCTGGAAAGCGTGCGGCGGTTTCGGCCCTACACCCTCAAGGAACGGGAGGAACAGCTCCTGAAAATGAAGAGCCTCACGGGTACCGATGCCTTTTCACGGCTCTTCGACGAGTTATCGGCCTCTCTTCGCTATCGGATGGAACTTGAGGGTGAAGAGCGGGACTTCACCGGCGAGGAACTCCTCGGACTCCTCCACCACCCTGAGGCCGGGGTGCGTGAACGCGCCTTTGCCACGTTCCTCAATCGCCACGAAGAAAACGGCATCGTTTTTTCGAGCGTGTTCAACAATGTTGCCCTGGATCACTCCCAGGAACTGGAGTTGAGGGGGTACCGCCACCCCATGGAACCGACGAACCTGGGCAATGATATCCCCGAAGAGGTGGTCAACCGGCTGATGGACGTGTCCGAGGCCAACTATGGGCTGGCGCGGGACTACTTCCGCCTGAAGGCCCGGCTCCTGGGACTGCCGAAACTGAAGAACACCGACGTCTATGCCCCCGTTGGGGACAACGACCGGACGTACTCCTTTGACGAGGCAAGGGAACTGGTGCTTGAAGCCTACGGCCGCTTTCACCCCCGTTTCGGGGAGATGGCCGCGGCGTTTTTCGACGAGCGGCGCATCGATGTCCTCCCCCGCCCCGGCAAGAGTGGCGGAGCATTCTGCATGGGGATGACCCCGCACCTCTCCCCCTACCTGCTCCTGAACTACACCGGCAACCTGCGCGACGTGGCCACCCTGGCCCACGAGCTGGGGCACGGCCTCCACTTCGAGCTGGCCCGGAAACAGACCATGCTCAACTACCATGCCCCGCTGCCTCTGGCGGAAACGGCGTCGGTCTTCGGCGAGATGCTCCTGACTCGCTTCCTCCTCCAGCGGGAGAGCGACCCGGCCATGAAAATATCGCTGCTGTGCGCCAAGATCGAGGACATCATCGCCACGACCTTCCGCCAGAACGTGCTCACCCGCTTCGAGGAGCGGATGCACCGGGAGCGGCAGGAGGGCCTCCTCACCTCATCACGGCTATGCGATCTCTGGTGGGAGGAAAACGGCAGGCTTTACGGCGATGCCGTGGACATGATCCCCCCCTACCGCTGGGGCTGGAGCTATATTTCTCACTTCATCCACGCGCGCTTCTACTGCTACTCTTACACCTTTGCGGAGTTGCTGGTTCTTTCCCTCTACCGCAACTACCTGGAACAGGGAGAACGGTTCATCCCGACGTACCTGTCCATCCTGGAAAGCGGCGGCTCCCTCTCGCCCGCCGATACGGTCAGGCCCGCCGGCATCGACCTGGCTGACCCGCATTTCTGGCAGAAGGGATACGATTTTCTTGCGGAACTGATCGAAGAACTGAAGGGGCTGCTGGAACAGCGTCAGCATTGACTAACAACAAAGGCCGCCGGGTGATAGCACTCCGGCGGCCTTGTCGCGTAACGTTGTGAGATCCTGTGTTACCGTATCCTAGAACTGAAATCCCACCTCGGCAAAGGGGCCGCCGAAATCGACATCTGCCTTGATGTCGCTTTCATCGATCTCGATCTTCTCGTAGCGATACCCTGCCGCGGCGAAGAGATGATCGAAGAGGATAAGCTTGCCCCGGGCAATCAGGTCATAGTAACGGTTGTCGCCGTACGCCATGCCGCGCGCCTCCCCCTCGGCGGCAAACCACGATAGCGGCCTGACCTGGACTCCGGCGTAGATCATGGGGACACCGACTACCAGTGATTTCGACTCGGTGACGCCACCTTGGACGACTTCGGCCTTCAGGTCGATCAGCCGGGCGTCGATGCCCAGGTCAACGTTGACGACGCCGGCGGTGGCGGTCTTGAGCAGGGGTATCCCCCAATAGAGCCCCAGGTCGTAATGATCGAGCTTCAACTCTGAGGTGAAGGGGACGGTGCCGTCGAAGGTCACGTCCCCGAACTGGAACGTGCCGCTCTTGCTCCCCTGGCCGTCGAACTCCATGGGGGTAGCCATGAGATAGAGGTTGGGGAAGAACAGCGGGGTTTCGATCTTCACCCGCCCCATGAGACGCGTCTCGTCGTCGTACTTCAGTTCGTCCTTGATATCGAGGTTCGTCCCCTTGTAGGCAAAGTCACCGCGAGGCGTGTTGTTCCAGGCACCTACCGCCGCCTCGATCCCCATGGCGCCGGCGGATGCGGCGGTCGCCGCGAGCAGCAGTGCCGCCCCGATCAGTTGCTAAATTCCCATGCTGTCCTCCCTGCTGGCGTAATGAACATGAAGTTCGTATCGTCACCGCTGAACCACTTCTTGAGTAATATATTTAGGGAGAGCGCCGGAATATGACAAAGGCCGCCGGCGTCATCGCGCCGACGGCCTGGCCGGAAGCTTCACGACCGATGTTAGGTTAGTAGCGGTAGTGAGCCGATTTGTAGGGGCCGTTTTTGGGCACCCCGATGTAGGCGGCCTGCTCGTCGGTGAGCTCGGTCAGCATGGCTCCCAGCGTCTTCAGCTGAAGCCGTGCGACCTTCTCGTCCAGCTCCTTGGGAAGCATGTAGACGCCGACCGGATACTTGCCGGGGTTACAGAAGAGTTCTATCTGGGCAAGGGTCTGGTTGGCAAAGGAAGAAGACATGACATAGGACGGATGTCCCGTGGCGCAGCCGAGGTTCACAAGGCGACCCTCGGCTAGCAGAATGATCCGCTTACTGTCGGGAAAGATGATGTGATCCACTTGGGGCTTGATGTTTTCCCACTGGTACTGCTTCAGCGCCGCCACTTCGATCTCGTTGTCGAAATGGCCGATGTTGCAGACAATGGCGTTGTGCCGCATGGCCTTCATGTGGTCGTGGGTTATGACGTTGATGTTGCCGGTGGTTGTAACGAAGATGTCGGCCTTATCTGCGGCGTATTCCATGGTGACTACCCTGTATCCTTCCATGGCAGCCTGAAGCGCGCAGATGGGGTCGATTTCAGTTACCCATACCTGGGCCTGAAGCCCGCGCATGGCCTGGGCGCACCCTTTGCCCACCTCGCCGTAGCCGCAGATCACGGCGACCTTGCCGGCTATCATCACGTCGGTGGCCCGCTTGATGCCGTCCACGAGCGACTCGCGGCACCCGTAGATATTGTCGAATTTGGACTTGGTAACCGAATCGTTGACGTTGATGGCCGGGAACTTGAGCTTTCCCTTCTCATGCATCTGGTAGAGGCGGTGCACGCCGGTGGTGGTTTCTTCAGTTACCCCCTTGATTGCGGCGGCGGTTTTCGAGTACCACCCCGGCTTCTCGGCGAGACGTTTTTTGATGGAGGCGAAGAGGTACTGCTCCTCCTCGCAGGTGGGATTGGCGATAACCGAGGGATCTTTTTCGGCGTCGCTCCCCAAGTGCAGGAGCAGTGTAGCGTCGCCTCCGTCGTCGAGGATCATGTTGGGAGTGCCGCCGTCGTGCCACTCGAATATCCGGTGGGTGAACTCCCAGTACTCCTCAAGCGATTCGCCCTTGTAGGCAAAAACGGGGATACCGGCGGCGGCGATGGCTGCGGCCGCGTGGTCCTGGGTGGAGAAGATGTTGCACGAAGCCCAGCGTACCTCGGCACCGAGGGCCACGAGGGTCTCGATGAGCATGGCGGTCTGGATGGTCATGTGGAGCGAGCCGGCGATGCGGGCACCCTGGAGGGGCCGGGTGGCGGCGTACTCTTCGCGGATCGCCATGAGACCCGGCATTTCGGTCTCGGCAATGATCATCTCCTTGCGTCCCCAGGCAGCAAGAGAAATATCGCTGATGCAATAGTCGCTGAACGTTCCGGCGGTGTCCCGCGCAACGGGTTGGGTCATTGTAGGCCTCCATCCTGATGAGAGAGTAATTTAAACGAACTATATATCACGTCACATCCAATCCGGTCAAAAAAGAAACCATCCTGCAACGAAAAAGGCCGCCCGCCGGCTGGATGCCGGGGACGGCCCCGAGAAGCGAACGTTCGCGACGGCGAAGATCAGTGATAGACGCCGCAGCCGATGAAGACCGTGTCATCCACTCTCTTCACGTATGACGATTTTTTCTGCATCACCTTGGTTTTAGGATGGGGCCATTTGTAGTCATACCACCCTTCCCCCTTGCGGGCAGTGTCGATCAGGCCGATCGTTACGAGACGGACGTTTTCATCCTTGGACTGGAGCTGGTTCTTGCCGATGAGGGTCGGATCGGAACCGTGTGCGAGAAATACACCGTTAAAGCCGATGGCAAAGATGTACAGATCGTTCTTGACAAATTTGCCCTTGGGATTGCTGAACTCCACGAACGCCTTTTCCTTGCCGTGCTCCTTGATGTAGGCGGCCGCCCTCTCCACCAGGGCCTTTGCCTCTTGCCGCGTTCCCTTCCCCCCCGTGGCCGCCATGCAGATCGACGCAGTCAGACACAGGGTTGCCGCCGCCATTGCCAGGATTGTTCTCATGCGTTGGTCTCCTTACGGAATGTCAGTGCTAAACAATAGAACGTAGTATACCACACCGAAAGCGGGTCAATAGCGCGGCCATAACGAAAAAACCCCGTGACGGCAAGCATCACGGGGCAAAAAACGCAGCACGGTCAGGCGGCTTTTTCCGATTCCTCACCCACGGCGAAGAGCTCGTCGAATATCTCCTGAACCGTGGTGATCCGATCTGCTTTCCAGGCGTTGGTTCCGCAGAAGACCAGCCCTGTTTCCACATCGCCGCGCTGGGCCCGATCAAGGGCATTGACAATGCAGAACCGCTCGCCGGTTTCTTTATAGGAGCACTTCTTGAGACAGCCATTACCGCAGGCAACCCCCTTGAGCTGGTCATGGAGCACGATCTGGTCCTGGTTGCGGAGAATGGCGCGCCCGGGCAGCCCCGCCGGACTCATGATAAGCCCGATGTCTTCCCGGCGGCACTCAAGGTACGCCTGCTTGTAGGCGTCGTCGGCATCGCACTCGACGGTCGGCACGAACCGGCTGGCCATCTGCACGGCGTCCGCTCCC
Protein-coding regions in this window:
- a CDS encoding TIGR04219 family outer membrane beta-barrel protein yields the protein MIGAALLLAATAASAGAMGIEAAVGAWNNTPRGDFAYKGTNLDIKDELKYDDETRLMGRVKIETPLFFPNLYLMATPMEFDGQGSKSGTFQFGDVTFDGTVPFTSELKLDHYDLGLYWGIPLLKTATAGVVNVDLGIDARLIDLKAEVVQGGVTESKSLVVGVPMIYAGVQVRPLSWFAAEGEARGMAYGDNRYYDLIARGKLILFDHLFAAAGYRYEKIEIDESDIKADVDFGGPFAEVGFQF
- the ahcY gene encoding adenosylhomocysteinase, with translation MTQPVARDTAGTFSDYCISDISLAAWGRKEMIIAETEMPGLMAIREEYAATRPLQGARIAGSLHMTIQTAMLIETLVALGAEVRWASCNIFSTQDHAAAAIAAAGIPVFAYKGESLEEYWEFTHRIFEWHDGGTPNMILDDGGDATLLLHLGSDAEKDPSVIANPTCEEEQYLFASIKKRLAEKPGWYSKTAAAIKGVTEETTTGVHRLYQMHEKGKLKFPAINVNDSVTKSKFDNIYGCRESLVDGIKRATDVMIAGKVAVICGYGEVGKGCAQAMRGLQAQVWVTEIDPICALQAAMEGYRVVTMEYAADKADIFVTTTGNINVITHDHMKAMRHNAIVCNIGHFDNEIEVAALKQYQWENIKPQVDHIIFPDSKRIILLAEGRLVNLGCATGHPSYVMSSSFANQTLAQIELFCNPGKYPVGVYMLPKELDEKVARLQLKTLGAMLTELTDEQAAYIGVPKNGPYKSAHYRY
- a CDS encoding cache domain-containing protein, encoding MRTILAMAAATLCLTASICMAATGGKGTRQEAKALVERAAAYIKEHGKEKAFVEFSNPKGKFVKNDLYIFAIGFNGVFLAHGSDPTLIGKNQLQSKDENVRLVTIGLIDTARKGEGWYDYKWPHPKTKVMQKKSSYVKRVDDTVFIGCGVYH
- a CDS encoding M3 family oligoendopeptidase; the protein is MTTDLNSLLWDTSPLYASATCEDIDRDLSRGAAEAQAFRERYAGKVATLDAAEVADAVRRYEDLGELLAKPQLYAHLLFAADSEADDHKRLSQRTAEFGNLMSRELLFFDLEIMEIADDRFAGLLSDELLAPYRHYLESVRRFRPYTLKEREEQLLKMKSLTGTDAFSRLFDELSASLRYRMELEGEERDFTGEELLGLLHHPEAGVRERAFATFLNRHEENGIVFSSVFNNVALDHSQELELRGYRHPMEPTNLGNDIPEEVVNRLMDVSEANYGLARDYFRLKARLLGLPKLKNTDVYAPVGDNDRTYSFDEARELVLEAYGRFHPRFGEMAAAFFDERRIDVLPRPGKSGGAFCMGMTPHLSPYLLLNYTGNLRDVATLAHELGHGLHFELARKQTMLNYHAPLPLAETASVFGEMLLTRFLLQRESDPAMKISLLCAKIEDIIATTFRQNVLTRFEERMHRERQEGLLTSSRLCDLWWEENGRLYGDAVDMIPPYRWGWSYISHFIHARFYCYSYTFAELLVLSLYRNYLEQGERFIPTYLSILESGGSLSPADTVRPAGIDLADPHFWQKGYDFLAELIEELKGLLEQRQH